The Dendropsophus ebraccatus isolate aDenEbr1 chromosome 3, aDenEbr1.pat, whole genome shotgun sequence genome includes a region encoding these proteins:
- the SHLD3 gene encoding shieldin complex subunit 3: MSSALEMEVILHYRPEHNNCDVQNIAAGSLEEFPLRPLPKFDPWFPDHLPTFTLKPQKCPPFIPVDVSSKVDYKPFDTVTVDLVRRFDPTPDLLEFKANTSSDDDDKQAVSTEPESGVCDAPDTSETLSKQNTYVRSWSVCTQRVGSKVPIVPPSPELKRVLDRLQLNPFHRGRWTILPSVCGDRSLEEIWDILTRLTRHNVLPSCNATMQRDVGEIWLFCDLRYCEHIGKIVRTKLKLSGKMDLFVHKHGVILSM; encoded by the exons ATGAGCTCAG CGCTGGAAATGGAAGTCATTTTGCATTACCGCCCTGAGCACAATAACTGTGATGTGCAGAACATAGCAGCCGGCTCATTGGAAGAATTCCCACTCCGACCCCTGCCAAAATTTGATCCATGGTTTCCGGATCATTTGCCGACGTTTACTCTAAAACCTCAAAAATGTCCTCCGTTTATCCCAGTGGATGTTTCCTCCAAAGTAGATTACAAACCTTTTGATACTGTGACTGTGGATCTCGTTAGGCGCTTTGATCCCACACCAGATCTGTTAGAGTTTAAGGCTAATACCAGCAGTGATGATGACGACAAGCAAGCGGTGTCTACAGAACCAGAAAGTGGCGTATGTGATGCGCCGGACACCAGTGAAACATTAAGCAAGCAGAACACGTATGTGCGGTCATGGAGTGTATGTACACAAAGGGTTGGGAGCAAAGTTCCAATTGTTCCACCATCTCCGGAGCTGAAACGCGTCTTGGATAGACTCCAGCTGAATCCATTCCATAGAGGACGATGGACTATCTTGCCATCGGTCTGTGGCGATCGGAGTTTGGAAGAAATTTGGGACATATTGACCAGACTTACAAGACACAACGTACTTCCGAGCTGTAACGCCACAATGCAGCGAGATGTCGGGGAGATATGGCTCTTCTGCGACCTGCGCTATTGTGAGCATATTGGAAAGATAGTGAGAACAAAGTTAAAACTTTCTGGCAAAATGGACTTGTTCGTTCACAAACATGGGGTTATTCTAAGCATGTGA